CTCAGTCCATACCGGTCAATGAGGGACGTCGCCTTCTGGGGTGCGGGAGCCTCGGCGCCAGGCGCAGTGGCTGAGGGGTGTGGCACGGCAACGGGGGGACGGAGGTGGTCAGGGATGGTGAAGTTGGCGGGAGGCTGAGGTTAGCGGAGTAACGTGAAGAAGCGGGGATGCGTCttgggcggggaggagaaACGGAACGATGGGCCGGCGATTATCAAGACAGCTGTCGCTGCCCTCCGAACGTCCTCACCAGCCCAAGTGTATCCCGTGATGTGGGAGCAAGCCGATGTAGTCAAGGGGGAAGGATACCGATacagcgcgaggcgcgcggAAGACGGCTCGCCTGTCGATAGTCCGGCTGTCGGAGACCTGTCCGCACTCTCGAGCATGCCTCCGTGCCGaccctccttcttccccgCTTGATCCACTCACGTTAGGTAACgagccgcgctcgaggatcAGTTCGCTCGTAACCTGCGCACTCCGCGTCCTCGTGAGCGAGTACACGACGTTATTAATTGGCTCGTTGGGGAACGCGGAAGTGACAGCCTCGACCATATCGCGGCGCACGTCGGAGAAAGGGTCCGGCGGTGTACCTGTGGTCAGCGGAAGCGTAGCGAcgagcgaggagatgcAGATGTCAAGGCGAAGAGAGAAGAAAGAGAACGCTAGAGTCAAGGAGAAAGGTGGCAAGGTACTCACTCGGGCCCGAGATCCAGCGGTAGACTGCGTAGAGTatgccgaggaggatgagagtgGGGAGGACGTCCTCGAATGCCATAGCTAGGGAGTGTGGGGGTCGAAGACGAGCAAGAAGTGATGTGGTTGAAGAGGGGCTGACGAAAGAGTAAATGTGAGGGACCAAGTGTTAATAGTTGGATGATAAGATGTAGGATGAATGGCCACGAGCAAGagagcaagagcaagagAGCAAaagagcgagagcgagagtgggagagtgagagagtgagagagtgagagagtgaagGAGAGTGCACGCACGCACGCACGCGATCCACAAGCGACGTGCCGGGGCGGCGACGGAACCAAATTGAGTGGCGGTGGCCGCTGATGAAGTGATCCGCACAATAATCCCAGGAACCCGACTTGCAAGTCGGCCGAGTAGAGTGGCTTGTTGCCTGTACAGCATGCTACACAACTTGCTGCTACAACTCGCAACCAGTACCCTAACGTCCCATGCATGCCCAACTACGATCTATAACCTACTTTTTCCCACATTACTTGCGCTGGCCGGGAAACACCATGGTCGGCGGCAAGCTAGTAAcgggcgcgaggagcgacgcggcgtgggcgcgcgcgttctGCTGCAGGACAAGGTCCATGACGACAATAGCGGCCATGGTCTCGACAATGGGCACGGCGCGAGGCACGACACAGGGGtcgtggcggccgcgcgtgGCGAGCACTCCGTCCCTGCCGTCGTACTGTGCCGTGCTCTGCTCCTGGCTGATGGTGGCGGGCGGCTTGAATGCGACGCGGAAGTAGATGTCCTCGCCGTTCGAGATGCCGCCCTGCACACCACCGGACCAGTTGGTGGTAGTGCGCAGGCGgttctcgcccttgccgtGGTCCGAGGTGAAGGGGTCGTTGTGCTGCGAGCCGGGGAAAGTGGTGCCGCGGAAGCCCGAGCCAAACTCAAAGCCCTTGGTCGACGGGATCGAGAGCATGGCGTGAGCGAGCacagcctcgagcttgtcaaAGCAcggctcgccgaggccgagagggCAGTTGCGGATCACGCAGGTGACCGTCCCGCCGAGCGAGTCGTTAcgcgccttggccgcgcggattgcctcctccatcttggcCGAGGTCACGCGTTCAGGGCAGCGCGTAATCTCCTTgtcaacctcctcgcgcgtcaCGTTCTTGACCAGGTCGAGGTACTCCTTGCCGAGCACTTCGTCGTCCTCTTGCGAAAACGGGAGGGCGACGGGGCCAACGGAGCCGACGAACGCGACAATCTCCACACCGTACGCCTCCTTGAGGTACTTTTCGGCAATGGCGCCAGCAGCGACACGACCGATCGTCTCACGCGCAGAagcgcggccgccaccAGACGACGCCTTTACACCGTACTTGGCCAGGTAGGTGTAGTCGGCGTGCGAGGGGCGGGGGTAGAGGTCGGTCTCGGTGTAGTCGTGCGGGCGCTGGTCCTTGTTCTGCACCAGCATGCCGATCGGCGTGCCGAGGGTAACGCCGTGCTCGGTGCCGCTCTGCACCTGGACGGTGTCGAACTCGGAGCGCTACGGGCACGAGCGGAGATAGCAGGGAGGCGCCATAGGAAGCGAGAGGCGTCGCAAGAAGCGGAGTAATGAGCGCGACGGGGAGCAGGGCGGTGGGGAATGAGTGGAGGGTGCAAGTGGTTGCGTAGAAAGGCAGGGCAGGACAGGGCGGGTTTATCGACCGGGTTTGTCAGGTCGGGTCAAAAGTCATCAAAGCAACACGCAGCATCGAGAGCGGCAACGATAAGTAGCGGCGAAGACGCCCAGTGAACGAAACACAGCGTCAGCCCCATTCCCCATGCTCTTCCGCAGAGTACTCACCGGCGTCGTGATGTCGCTCTGGCCCGGCCGCCTCCGGCTAAGCTGGACCTGGATGTCCTCAttggtgagggtgagacCTGGCGGGCATCCGTCGACGATGCAGCCGACAGACTTGCAGTGACTCTCGCCGTACGTCGTGACGCGGTACAGTTTTCCAAAGGTGGACATGGTGATTTGATTGGAAAGAGACAACAAGTGACGACAAGAGAGGAGGTCGGGCAAGCGGAGGCGGCCAGGGAGGGTCCGACTCACTTGACTTTTGGATTGAGTCGGGCAGCGGATCCAATTGCGTGATCAAACAAAAGTCGAGCATTGGGAAAGGATCGAACTCTGGTccaaggtggaggtcaaaggaaggtggaggtaaCTGAGGCGAGTCCCACAAAGTTGCCACCACAACATccaacatcaacatcatGCCGCGTCCGGGCCAGAAGCGTAACCGCACActggccgcgctcgccgtaCAGGACGCGACTAATCAGGGGGTGCCTCAAGATGAGGCGGGAATGGAGGTCGATATCGAGGTCGATCtcgatgatgaggacgacgatgccgaCGCGATTAAGCCCGGGACGAAGACGGGCCAGGCCCTACCCGTCGCTGTAATCCCGGACGACTTTGCAGGCGAACCCGAGGATGGCGCGACGTACCTCGCGCTGGTTAAGTATGTATACCAAGCTAAGGAGGTTTGACggtagctgacagcagccgTGCGAACAACTCTCTGCCGTTCTATAAACGTGTCGATGTGCCCGAACATCTAcgccccaccacccccgcACCTGCGCCCCCAATATCCACAACGGGAAGGCATCCCGCTCTACCCCGCCAATCGTGGCAGGTGCTCTTTGGCACCCACTTGGCCGCCTACCGCGACCACCTCGCTGCCTCGTGGCCAGAGACCCTCCCCTATCCGGCCGATTACCCGCCACTACCTAGCGCAGGGGACATGGTCGGATGGCTGGGATACATCAATGGTGCAGGAGTGGAgatggatgaggaggaggcgatgaACGCCGAGCCGGTTCTCACTCCCCGTGAGCCAAGGATTAGCGTCCTGCAGCGTTTGGACTCAAACACCGTCGTCCGAGTGCTCAAGCATCTGAACCGGGCAACCAAGACTGCGCTCCAGCAATTAGAAGAAGACGGGACCGAGGGCGATCCTTTCCCTCCGGCTCACGCGCGCTGGGCATTCGCCCTGCTCGCCATACTCGACCGCCAGTTGGGTGGTGACGACACTGCTGTCCTCCGTGACTTTGCGCGGACGCTCGCCTCGGTTGCGGCTTGGCGTtggggcgaggcggccaagagaggcgagctcgagcccgTGCCCGTCAAAGTCGGGTTCTACGGACagggaggcgaggagggtgcgccggtgctcggcgagctgaATGGACCGGGGCGTGTGGGGTACGCCGTTGGCGCGCGGTGGAAAGCCGTGCGGGACGCGCGGGCGCGCAGTGAAGCGACGCCGCGTCCTGAAACAACGGAGGCGGGACACATGGACGGGCTCGACGAGTGCCTCGCCCGCTGCTGGATGTGCGCGCAtgccgtcgcggcgggGTGGGCGCAATGGGACCTGCTCGATGACTTTGAGGACGCGTTCCGCGGCGTGCCGCGTGAGTAGGATGTATCATAGACAGTGTAGATGTGCATAATAACAGTGCATGACTCTCCTCTTCTGATCTATCCCTCTATCCCAACTAAAGATTGTACGCGGGGACAAGGCGCTCCATCCGCAGCGCCTGCCTGCACAGGGGACATTCCATCTTATCCAGTCCACCCAGGCAGCCCCAGCAGAAAATGTGTCCGCACTCGGTGACAGCCGTCGTGCCGCCACTACCCTCACCTGTCCCACGGCTCTCGAGGCACAGCGTGCACTGGCGCTcggggaggtcgagcgcctccgGGTCGAGATACGTGTTGGGAACGTCGTACTGGGCCTCGTTCGTTACCACCACGCTGTCCTCGGGTGCATTTCTGATGGGCGTCGCCGTCCCGCTGTAGTCGTGCTGCGTGACCTTCTCCTCCATGCTCCCCGCGACAGCGCGAGAGGGAGAAGCACTCGTAGTCCCCAGGTTTCGGGGGAAGAGGCGAtagaggagagggagggccATGATGAGGCCGAGAGGCTCGTATGATGCCTGCTTGTGCTCCGCGGGGATGGGCGGCATGTCCGAGATCTGGCGTGAGCTGCATGTAGGGACAATGAAGCTCAGACAGGCTTGAGATACTCACATACGCCATGCCCGTGATACGGCGTGCAAACTCGTAAAACCGGCCGCTAAACATGAacacgacgaggtggatTTCGGGCAGGCTCTGACCGAGGGGACTCTCGATGAACTTTGCCACGCGGCGCTTCGCCGCGGCCCACCGGGAATTATTGTATGGATCCCCGCGCAGGTAGTGCAACATCGACGGAGACGTCAGCACAGTggggaggagcaggagcgcgaTGGTGAGTAAGcgccgctggcgtcagcgcaTCCCTGCAACTGCCCACCCTTCGTGTCGGCGCAAGCTTGTGTGCGACCGGCATGATATCGGTATACTCTTCCCCGAGCGTCTGGCGTCCCCGCCCAAATGTTAGGAGAAGGTAGACGGCGCGcacggcgaggtcgactaTCGTCTGCTTGTGGGCGAGCCAGCGCGTGCCTGCCATCAGCAAAAGTCGGTGGAGGCGCTCGGATGCACTCACCAGCCAGGGACCGGAGCAGCTCGCTCACGAGCTCGGTCAGACGGCCCACCTGtgccgcgtcgcgctgaTACGAGCGcactgatgtcagctacCCCAGACATCTTTAAGCTCACGGATCTGCGCCTGCGACGCAGGGTCGGGCTGCAGGCGGTCGAAGGCATCGGGGGGCGTCGCGGTACCTGCCAcggctgccgaggccgtgaGGGGCTGCGCGGTGCTCTGCCCCTGGATGGTATGTGAGACGGAGCGTGTCGAGTCCATGTTGGACTGGGATATGGAgtgatgaagaagatgagACAAGCAAGCATGAGCGGAGCCCACTCGGCTCAACCTTGCCCGCATAGCCGGCCCGACAGAGAGTGGCCGCACAGACAAGAACACGGAATCAGATTTTGGCCCCGTTGACACttgttgggtggcaagtCGATGTTGAGAGGTTGACCAACTGTTTCACTCGACGATTACGACTTTTACTGACTTTACTTTCAACGTCCTTCACTCCATCCGCCATTAGTACACCAACGATATCAGCGCCGAGCGCTCCGGCACCATGAGCGCGATCGTCGATCACCCCACATTCTCGGATAGCCCGTTCTTCTTCGACCGGCGCAACCTGCACATTCCCCAAGCCGAGAGCGCGCTATTGCAAGTGAGCTCCACACACTAGGCCaggagctgacagcagccaCACTCCGCGCAAAGTGTCTCGTATTATTTCCCAAAACATGTCGGGAACTATCACTATGGCGTGAGTTGCTGACTCCggcgcgatggcgatgtCGGCGCAGACAACGGCCGCACACAAGCAAGGCCCGCTGACAGAAAGGAACGCCATCCCATGCGCCCTCATCGGCTCGAGTTAACCAACAATTTGGTTTTAGGGTACAGTTTGCACGAAAAGATGGCCATGTATAACCCACGACGCGCGACCGACGATGAGCTGTGTGACTTCCACGACGAGGATTACATCGACTTTCTGAAGCGTGTCACCCCAGCAAATGCGCAGAAGCTCACCAAGGACTACACATTATACAACATAGGTGACGACTGCCCGGTATTTCACGACCTGTTCAGCTTCTGCCAACAGTACGCGGGAGGGACTCTAGCGGCCGCGCGCAAGATAAGCATGGGTGGGACGGACATTGCGATCAATTGGAGTGGCGGGCTGCATCacgccaagaagggcgaggcgagcggcTTTTGCTACGTCAACGATATCGTgctcggcatcctcgagcttctccGTCGTCACTCACGTGTACTGTACATCGACATTGACATCCAccacggcgacggcgtgcAGGAGGCGTTCTACCTCTCCAACCGCGTGCTCACCGTGTCATTCCACAAGTACGCCGCCGACTTCTTCCCTGGGACTGGCAATCTCAGCGAGATTggcgccaacctcggcaagcACTTTGCGCTGAATGTTCCGTTGCACGAcggcatcgacgacgagagctACATCTCTCTCTTCAAGGCGGTAATGGAGCCGACGATCACAACGTTCCGCCCAGACTCGATTGTGCTGCAGTGCGGCGCAGACAGTCTGGGCTGCGACCGCCTTGGGACGTTCAACCTTTCGATCGCGGCTCACGGCGAATGTGTCCGCTTCATCAAGACGTTTGGGCTACCGctcatcgccctcggcggtgGAGGGTACCGTCAGTCCTCGGTCGCGCGGTGTTGGGCCTACGAGACGGGCGTGTTGACGGGTACCGAGCTGCCCGTTGAGCTCCCACCAAACAACTACCTCGAGTTCTTTGGCCCCGACTACTCGCTCCACCCCAGACTGAGTGGGAGTATCCAGAACATGAACTCGCGGCAGTACCTCGAGCGGATCCGGGTGAGCATCCGCGAGAAGCTGCGATACATCAACGGCGCGCCGAGCGTCCAGATGCAGGAGATCCCGCCGGACCTGCAGGGACTGTTAGAGTCCGAGGAccgcaagaaggaggagcgcgacgaggaggcgaaCAACGGATTGGCTGGCGAGGACCGCAGCGACGGGGTGCAGAAGCGCAACGAGTTCTTCGACACCGAGATCGGCGGTGATGGGAGCGGTGTAGGCGGGTCATCATCCGGCCTAGGACCACGAGGGAAGAAGACCATGCGCTTCTAGACTGCGCTGCGTCGCTGTCACATGTGAAGatggccttgcgcttgcgcttctaCGGCGCGCGACCTCACTCTCACCTGCTGTATTGTAGCTGTCGGAttcccccatcccctccccatACCTCCGCCATACCCTGCATTACCATGCCATTGTACCCCGTAGCCCTAGTTTCCTTTTTATAGTCGTGTATGCACCAGTAGCAGCAGAACATAATCGCGTGCGTATGGTATCTTAACGTGTACAGCTACCCAGCTCTCTACTTCTGAGGATCCCATCCAAGATCGAAATGTGGATGGGATAGCGGGAATACGTCGGTGGCTTGGCGGCCTGTGCCCATTGTTCTAcacgccaccacccatACCTGCTGTCAGAACTGTACCTCCAGATGGCTGTCCTTCTCAAGATTGTCGTCTGTAAACTCACCAGTgacgccaacctcgtcgcgaATCTTGGCCGTCTCGCTAGCACTAAGTCGATTCTTAACGCTCATGAGGAAGCAATCGAACACGGTAtcggcctcagcctcaaTCCGGAACTCATCCTGGCAAAGGTTGTGGACCTTGTGCCAGAAATCGGGTGCGCTAAGCGTGCGGTGGAAGTTGGCCCCGCTAACAGGGCTAGGTGGCTCGGGCGAGACGTCGGACGCAAAGTCAGCGTCGATATTCATAGCGTCCGTAGTTGTGATCGTGAggctcggcgcgcggagGTGCGACGGGCGGCCGGGAGACATGCCCTTAATAGGCTCGGGGGCAATCTGGGACGGCGCTGGAGCAGATGGGGATGgagccttggcgaggaggttgatAACCGCCCCATCGGGAATGTCGTActccttgaggagctt
Above is a genomic segment from Cutaneotrichosporon cavernicola HIS019 DNA, chromosome: 1 containing:
- a CDS encoding uncharacterized protein (CUE domain) produces the protein MAFEDVLPTLILLGILYAVYRWISGPSTPPDPFSDVRRDMVEAVTSAFPNEPINNVVYSLTRTRSAQVTSELILERGSLPNPPANFTIPDHLRPPVAVPHPSATAPGAEAPAPQKATSLIDRYGLSARLEAEGGASTGKWEATREGREADLRARKERMVLEARRRMLEKQQKSATSSAASSPAPTAASPAPVWVDKSE
- the ARO2 gene encoding uncharacterized protein (Chorismate synthase), with product MSTFGKLYRVTTYGESHCKSVGCIVDGCPPGLTLTNEDIQVQLSRRRPGQSDITTPRSEFDTVQVQSGTEHGVTLGTPIGMLVQNKDQRPHDYTETDLYPRPSHADYTYLAKYGVKASSGGGRASARETIGRVAAGAIAEKYLKEAYGVEIVAFVGSVGPVALPFSQEDDEVLGKEYLDLVKNVTREEVDKEITRCPERVTSAKMEEAIRAAKARNDSLGGTVTCVIRNCPLGLGEPCFDKLEAVLAHAMLSIPSTKGFEFGSGFRGTTFPGSQHNDPFTSDHGKGENRLRTTTNWSGGVQGGISNGEDIYFRVAFKPPATISQEQSTAQYDGRDGVLATRGRHDPCVVPRAVPIVETMAAIVVMDLVLQQNARAHAASLLAPVTSLPPTMVFPGQRK
- the PEX10 gene encoding uncharacterized protein (Peroxisome assembly protein per8 (Peroxin-10)); translated protein: MDSTRSVSHTIQGQSTAQPLTASAAVAGTATPPDAFDRLQPDPASQAQILRSYQRDAAQVGRLTELVSELLRSLAGTRWLAHKQTIVDLAVRAVYLLLTFGRGRQTLGEEYTDIMPVAHKLAPTRRRRLLTIALLLLPTVLTSPSMLHYLRGDPYNNSRWAAAKRRVAKFIESPLGQSLPEIHLVVFMFSGRFYEFARRITGMAYISDMPPIPAEHKQASYEPLGLIMALPLLYRLFPRNLGTTSASPSRAVAGSMEEKVTQHDYSGTATPIRNAPEDSVVVTNEAQYDVPNTYLDPEALDLPERQCTLCLESRGTGEGSGGTTAVTECGHIFCWGCLGGLDKMECPLCRQALRMERLVPAYNL
- the HOS2 gene encoding uncharacterized protein (Belongs to the histone deacetylase family. HD Type 1 subfamily), whose product is MSAIVDHPTFSDSPFFFDRRNLHIPQAESALLQPHSAQSVSYYFPKHVGNYHYGERHPMRPHRLELTNNLVLGYSLHEKMAMYNPRRATDDELCDFHDEDYIDFLKRVTPANAQKLTKDYTLYNIGDDCPVFHDLFSFCQQYAGGTLAAARKISMGGTDIAINWSGGLHHAKKGEASGFCYVNDIVLGILELLRRHSRVLYIDIDIHHGDGVQEAFYLSNRVLTVSFHKYAADFFPGTGNLSEIGANLGKHFALNVPLHDGIDDESYISLFKAVMEPTITTFRPDSIVLQCGADSLGCDRLGTFNLSIAAHGECVRFIKTFGLPLIALGGGGYRQSSVARCWAYETGVLTGTELPVELPPNNYLEFFGPDYSLHPRLSGSIQNMNSRQYLERIRVSIREKLRYINGAPSVQMQEIPPDLQGLLESEDRKKEERDEEANNGLAGEDRSDGVQKRNEFFDTEIGGDGSGVGGSSSGLGPRGKKTMRF
- a CDS encoding uncharacterized protein (Ubiquitin homologues) — protein: MDAPLAGERIAEEKAFAARYVSTIDARPVEYPSDYAPPLEGRPRKTAVLHTPVIAPPEVADAEGSQDGSINVTIKSLKPALQLTLTVSLSDSVADLKKAAAAAGAPAPDLQRLLLKGKALADAKLLKEYDIPDGAVINLLAKAPSPSAPAPSQIAPEPIKGMSPGRPSHLRAPSLTITTTDAMNIDADFASDVSPEPPSPVSGANFHRTLSAPDFWHKVHNLCQDEFRIEAEADTVFDCFLMSVKNRLSASETAKIRDEVGVTGMGGGV